The proteins below come from a single Seriola aureovittata isolate HTS-2021-v1 ecotype China chromosome 23, ASM2101889v1, whole genome shotgun sequence genomic window:
- the LOC130164060 gene encoding 5,6-dihydroxyindole-2-carboxylic acid oxidase-like, with product MWRCCFLVLVGAVAVSAQFPRECVTPEVLRSGQCCPSPSGLNNDPCGSSTGRGQCVSISVDARPHGPQYPHDGRDDRERWPIRFFNRTCQCNGNFSGYSCGRCRHGWTGPNCDQRVSVVRRNVMQLSADEKRAFVNALDQAKRTVHPDLVIATRRYTEVFGPDGNTMQFENITIYNYFVWSHYYSVGKTFLGAGQASFGGVDFSHEGPGFVTWHRFHLLQLERDMQDMLQDPSFALPYWNFAIGGSTCDICTDDLMGARSSFDMNSLSANSIFSQWRVICESVGDYDTLGTICNNTETSPIRRNPAGNVNRPMVQRLPEPKDVADCLQVNTFDTPPYYSTSSESFRNTIEGYSAPQGNYDPVVRSLHNLAHLFLNGTGGQTHLSPNDPIFVLLHTYTDAIFDEWLRRHSPGSAVYPEENAPIGHNRAYNMVPFWPPVTNAEMFVTAPENLGYSYEAQWPGQAFTMTEIITMAIVAALVVVAVIFAATTCAVRAKSYKMEGHQPLLGDQYQRYDDEKSQSVV from the exons ATGTGGCGGTGCTGCTTTTTGGTGCTTGTGGGCGCGGTGGCCGTGAGCGCTCAGTTCCCCAGAGAGTGTGTGACACCCGAGGTACTCCGGAGTGGACAGTGCTGCCCGTCACCCTCTGGACTCAACAACGACCCGTGTGGATCGAGCACGGGACGCGGACAGTGCGTGTCCATCTCGGTTGACGCGCGGCCGCACGGGCCTCAGTACCCCCACGACGGACGGGATGATCGGGAACGATGGCCCATCCGTTTCTTCAACCGTACTTGTCAGTGTAATGGGAACTTCAGCGGTTACAGCTGCGGCCGCTGCAGACACGGATGGACAGGGCCCAACTGTGACCAGCGAGTTTCTGTTG TAAGAAGAAACGTGATGCAGCTCAGCGCGGACGAGAAGCGTGCGTTCGTGAACGCGCTGGACCAAGCCAAGCGCACCGTGCACCCGGACCTTGTGATCGCCACTCGGCGCTATACGGAGGTCTTCGGGCCTGACGGCAACACCATGCAGTTTGAGAACATCACCATCTACAATTACTTCGTGTGGTCCCACTACTACTCTGTCGGCAAAACCTTCCTGGGTGCCGGACAGGCCAGTTTCGGGGGAGTGGACTTCTCACATGAGGGGCCCGGGTTCGTCACTTGGCACAGGTTCCActtgctgcagctggagagagaCATGCAG GATATGCTGCAAGACCCCTCCTTCGCCCTGCCCTACTGGAACTTTGCCATCGGTGGAAGCACATGTGACATTTGCACAGATGACCTAATGGGAGCCAGGAGCAGTTTTGACATGAATTCCCTGAGCGCTAACTCCATCTTCTCCCAGTGGAGGGTCATCTGTGAGAGCGTAGGAGACTACGACACACTGGGAACCATCTGCAACA ACACTGAGACATCTCCCATCAGGAGGAACCCAGCAGGAAATGTCAACAGGCCGATGGTCCAGCGTCTCCCAGAGCCCAAGGATGTGGCGGACTGTCTGCAGGTTAACACTTTTGACACACCGCCGTACTACTCCACCTCCTCTGAAAGCTTTAGAAACACAATTGAAG GCTACAGCGCCCCCCAGGGGAACTATGACCCTGTGGTTAGGAGCCTCCACAACCTGGCCCATCTGTTCCTAAATGGGACAGGAGGTCAGACCCACCTTTCACCCAATGACCCCATCTTTGTCCTGCTGCACACCTACACTGATGCCATCTTTGATGAATGGTTGAGGAGACACAGTCCAG GTTCGGCAGTGTATCCTGAAGAAAACGCCCCCATTGGTCACAACAGGGCCTACAACATGGTGCCTTTCTGGCCTCCAGTGACCAACGCTGAGATGTTTGTTACTGCGCCTGAAAATCTTGGTTACTCTTATGAAGCTCAATGGCCAG GTCAAGCTTTCACTATGACTGAAATCATCACCATGGCAATAGTCGCTGCCCTTGTGGTTGTTGCAGTCATTTTTGCTGCCACCACATGTGCCGTGCGTGCCAAATCTTACAAGATGGAGGGCCACCAGCCTCTGCTCGGGGATCAGTACCAGCGGTACGACGATGAAAAGAGCCAATCTGTCGTCTAA
- the LOC130164961 gene encoding leucine rich adaptor protein 1-like, giving the protein MDEDNSVLPDLKDIETKLGRKVPDSLIRSLVGGKYHDKHDKSAAPHLVNCKLCSNSADLKRLESKMQFLKQEMAHLRAIDLKLMQQLMSINEGIESIRWMIEDKGGAASQDGSLTGSLYSLSDSQDGTSLRGSFSSLNDGNSDNLDGLSVGSYLDTLAEDLPDDPSPTDLDGFGDKTVIDGDSFSKSPLKLRVESDEYYCFG; this is encoded by the exons ATGGACGAGGATAACAGCGTTTTACCTGATTTGAAGGACATAGAGACAAAATTGGGTCGTAAAGTCCCGGATAGTCTCATTCGTTCTCTTGTTGGAGGAAAATATCACGACAAGCACGATAAATCGGCAGCACCGCATTTAGTGAACTGCAAACTTTGCTCTAATTCTGCGGACTTGAAAAGACTGGAGAGCAAAATGCAATTCCTGaagcaagaaatg GCACATCTGCGAGCCATTGATCTGAAGCTGATGCAGCAGCTTATGTCAATCAACGAGGGCATCGAGTCCATCCGTTGGATGATAGAAGACAAAGGAGGCGCTGCCAGCCAAGATGGCAGCTTGACAGGCAGCTTGTACAGCCTATCAGACAGCCAGGACGGTACCTCACTACGAGGCAGCTTCAGCAGCTTGAATGATGGCAACAGTGACAACCTAGATGGTTTGTCTGTAGGTAGTTACCTGGACACTCTAGCAGAAGACCTCCCAGATGACCCGTCACCTACAGACCTTGATGGTTTTGGGGATAAAACTGTTATTGATGGTGATTCTTTCAGCAAGTCACCACTGAAACTCAGGGTGGAATCAGATGAATACTACTGCTTTGGATAA